A window of the Euwallacea similis isolate ESF13 chromosome 20, ESF131.1, whole genome shotgun sequence genome harbors these coding sequences:
- the LOC136415636 gene encoding proton-coupled amino acid transporter-like protein CG1139 isoform X1, whose amino-acid sequence MLATMVDYDPHVHRVDYLKHPTNNLETLLHLIKGCLGTGLLAMPEGFKYCGMTFGIVFFILIALFATYCIHVLVGSQYILCKKKKVGLLLYGDSMEYACEIGPVCFRKYRKIGSLLSNIFLVSYQIGACCIYWVFVGTSLKYVLDVYTTEIYPLYGYMLVMFIPHCLIMCVRNLKLLAPFSLVADVISLVTFGVVFYYIFEHLDSRFDERDSIGRNVQDYPLFFGTVLFSLQSLPICISVENNMKSPEYFLKPFGVLNIGFAILSFFYLFVGIFGYWRYGDDIKSTITLNFPPEDILAEVIILSYCLCIYVSYGLNAYVPITIIYDGYLEPKLGADASKLKKLTVEMLLRFLFVIVTCALSVTIPLLGLIISFCGSVCLSALGLIFPAFLEMCAYWEEGKSKLKTFSFWKEMAMIFIGLVGMFSGLYSTVRSMYEKLSTGDY is encoded by the exons ATGTTGGCTACGATGGTCGATTATGATCCTCATGTGCATAGAGTTGATTACCTAAAACATCCCACTAA caaTCTTGAAACTCTACTCCATTTGATTAAAGGATGTCTGGGAACCGGATTGTTGGCCATGCCAGAGGGATTCAAGTACTGTGGTATGACATTCGGTATAGTGTTCTTCATTCTTATAGCTTTATTTGCCACCTACTGCATTCATGTGTTG GTCGGAAGTCAGTACATTCtatgtaaaaagaaaaaagttggCTTGCTCTTATATGGAGATTCCATGGAATATGCATGCGAAATTGGACCTGTGTGTTTTaggaaatatcgaaaaataggCTC CCTCTTATCCAACATCTTCCTGGTATCTTACCAAATAGGTGCATGTTGCATTTACTGGGTGTTCGTGGGAACAAGCCTCAAGTACGTTTTAGATGTTTACACTACAGAAATATATCCCCTGTACGGTTATATGTTAGTGATGTTCATACCACATTGCCTCATAATGTGTGTGAGAAACCTGAAGTTGCTTGCCCCATTTTCATTAGTGGCTGATGTAATTAGCCTTGTGACCTTTGGTGTGGtgttttactacatttttgaGCACTTGGACAGCAGGTTTGATGAAAGGGACAGCATTGGACGTAACGTGCAAGATTACCCCTTATTTTTTGGCACAGTGCTATTTTCATTGCAGTCGCTTCCAATA TGCATTTCTGTAGAAAACAACATGAAATCACCAGAATACTTCCTAAAGCCCTTTGGGGTCCTTAACATAGGCTTCGCCATCCTTTcgtttttttacttatttgtGGGCATTTTCGGCTACTGGCGTTATGGAGACGACATTAAATCCACTATAACTCTAAATTTTCCACCTGAAGACat attGGCAGAGGTCATTATCTTATCCTATTGTCTTTGCATCTACGTATCCTACGGCCTCAATGCCTATGTTCCCATAACTATCATCTATGACGGGTACCTTGAACCTAAACTAGGCGCAGATGCCTCTAAGTTGAAGAAGCTCACCGTCGAAATGTTGTTAAGGTTCTTATTCGTCATTGTTACCT GTGCACTTTCAGTGACGATTCCACTGCTTGGGCTCATTATTTCCTTTTGCGGTTCGGTTTGCCTTTCGGCCCTTGGCCTGATTTTTCCAGCTTTCCTTGAAATGTGCGCTTACTGGGAGGAAGGTAAATCGAAACTGAAAACTTTCAGTTTCTGGAAGGAAATGGCCATGATCTTTATTGGTTTAGTAGGCATGTTCTCAGGTCTTTATAGCACAGTGCGTTCTATGTACGAAAAGTTATCTACTGGGGATTACTAA
- the LOC136415636 gene encoding proton-coupled amino acid transporter-like protein CG1139 isoform X2 produces the protein MLATMVDYDPHVHRVDYLKHPTNNLETLLHLIKGCLGTGLLAMPEGFKYCGMTFGIVFFILIALFATYCIHVLVGSQYILCKKKKVGLLLYGDSMEYACEIGPVCFRKYRKIGSLLSNIFLVSYQIGACCIYWVFVGTSLKYVLDVYTTEIYPLYGYMLVMFIPHCLIMCVRNLKLLAPFSLVADVISLVTFGVVFYYIFEHLDSRFDERDSIGRNVQDYPLFFGTVLFSLQSLPICISVENNMKSPEYFLKPFGVLNIGFAILSFFYLFVGIFGYWRYGDDIKSTITLNFPPEDILAEVIILSYCLCIYVSYGLNAYVPITIIYDGYLEPKLGADASKLKKLTVEMLLRFLFVIVTCALSVTIPLLGLIISFCGSVCLSALGLIFPAFLEMCAYWEEVGMFSGLYSTVRSMYEKLSTGDY, from the exons ATGTTGGCTACGATGGTCGATTATGATCCTCATGTGCATAGAGTTGATTACCTAAAACATCCCACTAA caaTCTTGAAACTCTACTCCATTTGATTAAAGGATGTCTGGGAACCGGATTGTTGGCCATGCCAGAGGGATTCAAGTACTGTGGTATGACATTCGGTATAGTGTTCTTCATTCTTATAGCTTTATTTGCCACCTACTGCATTCATGTGTTG GTCGGAAGTCAGTACATTCtatgtaaaaagaaaaaagttggCTTGCTCTTATATGGAGATTCCATGGAATATGCATGCGAAATTGGACCTGTGTGTTTTaggaaatatcgaaaaataggCTC CCTCTTATCCAACATCTTCCTGGTATCTTACCAAATAGGTGCATGTTGCATTTACTGGGTGTTCGTGGGAACAAGCCTCAAGTACGTTTTAGATGTTTACACTACAGAAATATATCCCCTGTACGGTTATATGTTAGTGATGTTCATACCACATTGCCTCATAATGTGTGTGAGAAACCTGAAGTTGCTTGCCCCATTTTCATTAGTGGCTGATGTAATTAGCCTTGTGACCTTTGGTGTGGtgttttactacatttttgaGCACTTGGACAGCAGGTTTGATGAAAGGGACAGCATTGGACGTAACGTGCAAGATTACCCCTTATTTTTTGGCACAGTGCTATTTTCATTGCAGTCGCTTCCAATA TGCATTTCTGTAGAAAACAACATGAAATCACCAGAATACTTCCTAAAGCCCTTTGGGGTCCTTAACATAGGCTTCGCCATCCTTTcgtttttttacttatttgtGGGCATTTTCGGCTACTGGCGTTATGGAGACGACATTAAATCCACTATAACTCTAAATTTTCCACCTGAAGACat attGGCAGAGGTCATTATCTTATCCTATTGTCTTTGCATCTACGTATCCTACGGCCTCAATGCCTATGTTCCCATAACTATCATCTATGACGGGTACCTTGAACCTAAACTAGGCGCAGATGCCTCTAAGTTGAAGAAGCTCACCGTCGAAATGTTGTTAAGGTTCTTATTCGTCATTGTTACCT GTGCACTTTCAGTGACGATTCCACTGCTTGGGCTCATTATTTCCTTTTGCGGTTCGGTTTGCCTTTCGGCCCTTGGCCTGATTTTTCCAGCTTTCCTTGAAATGTGCGCTTACTGGGAGGAAG TAGGCATGTTCTCAGGTCTTTATAGCACAGTGCGTTCTATGTACGAAAAGTTATCTACTGGGGATTACTAA